The Callospermophilus lateralis isolate mCalLat2 chromosome X, mCalLat2.hap1, whole genome shotgun sequence genome contains the following window.
aTATACTTATGTAACTATTTTAACATAGTATTGTTCTAGGGAAGGCAACACAAAAAAATAGGAAATTTTAATGTATTTGTATTGGGAGCAGGGTGTCACATTCAGAGAGATATTGTTTATCATTGTACCCATGCTGAGCATGATTTTGATCAGTAGTAATTCAACTGAACCACATATTATTAGGGTGCTTgataaaaaaagttttattattcaaaattattgtttcatctttttaattttttttttagtgtttcatCTTAACCAAACGTCCCAGTGAGGAAGATCAGAGTAATTAAAACAAAGGGTTTGACACACTACTATGAGGATCAATAATTTGAAGCCCACAGCCCTCCTGATGAAATTCTCTTTCTAGTTTGCTAAAGCTGTGGGAGACCATTAGCATCATGATGTCTGCTACaaggaatattttttaatatttaatttttagttataggtggacacaataactttatttttttttagttgtaaatggacatgatacctttatttgtttttatttttatgtggtgctggggatcaaacccagtgcctcacacatgctaggcaagcactctaccactgagccacaacccccacccactttattttatttttatgtggtgctaaggctcaaacccagtgcctcacaaaggctaggtgagcactccacctctgagccacaaccccagccctataagaAATACTGATACCTAAAATGTAATGGTCTCATACCCTATGGGggcttatttctttaaatatttatttatttatttatagatgtAGATGGAtataacacaatgcctttatttttatgtggtgctgagaattgaacccgggtcccactcttgctaggtgagtgctctaccactgagccacaatcccagcccctatggGGGCTTATTGATCTGACTTAATTCAGCATGTGCTGGCCAGATTATTGGACATGTCAGCTCCATGTATTTCACACATTTGTAATGCAGGAACAATTGTATCAGGTACCACTGTGTAAAGATTTTGGGTAGCCTCTGATATTAGGTAAATGGTATGGTAATGCAATGTGGATGCAAGGTTAGGGCCTCCACAGCAAAAACAGTTATGTGTGGTGCAACCACTAAATGAGAAAAATTTCAGAATTTGagcaagtacaaaaaaaaaaaaactaaaaataaacaaaaaatatgacTCAGTTAAAATGAAACTGTCAGGTGGCCCAAACAAATTCTGCAGACTTCCACAGAACTCATTTGCCTAACagtaatatataaattttaactgATTCACTTTTATCTAAGTTTCTACTCAGAGCCTGATTAACTGAAACAACAGTTAAATGGCATTACATTCTTTATAGTCACCTCTCCAATTTCAGTATCTGCATGCCAAAATATAGAGTCACATAGAAACTGTGTATGCTGAGGAATACCACTAAATTTTCTCACAAGGATAGAATGCAACTTTTCTTTAATAGTGGATAGGAACATTTCCTTGGTTGCTTGGTTATGTATTCTGAGAGGGCAAATCCACTGGCACCTGAGGTGGCTTAGAACATAAATCTACATTAGGAGTAAAGGAAATACAGAGCTAAAAGTTTTGCTTTAATCACAAATTCACAACTAGATATTTCACATGAATATATTAGAAAGTTAAAAAGACATATTAAATTTTTCTAACCAATTAGCAAAAATATGTCAAATTTTTAATGTTTAGAATTTATCACATACATATTTACAAATATGTCCTTTATTcgcaaaatttaaaacattttaacacATTTAAATTGTCTTTTAAGGAAAAAATACCACCCTATTTAAAAACATACTGATAAACTTTAATGTCTAATTATACCAGTGccaccagattaaaaaaaaaaaagtatgtactGCTGTAGTAACACATGCTCTTTTTCCACTTATCAGTCATTATCAGAACCATTTGGAGGTAAGAAAATCAATGCATCATTgaaaagatgtccaaatgccctaAGACGGTATACCCCATACATCATCACATGCATCTGATTAGGAGTCAGTCCATTAAAAGTAACAGCCATATCTGAACAACATCCTTCTACTACCTGGTTGGGATGATTAGTCATTGCTTCTTTAATAGAAAGCCCAACAGATTTGGTATTAAATACATCTTTTCCGTCTGCGTCTTCTGCATTTTCTGCAAACACTCCAGCGTATTTCAGGCAGACTGCTAGCTGCTTATCTTCAGATATCTTCCAAATCATTCCTCCCTGTTCAGGACACTTTTCAGGGATATTCAGAAGGCTGTTAAGTCGTTTCATTGATTCTATACTTAAGACAATTCCTCCTTCCACACTCACATATTCAAGGTCTCCAGATTTTATAGTGTGACCTAGATAGAAAGGTTGTGATGGAtccttttttaacaaaaaatacTTTAGGTTTTCAATGATAGCAAATGTAGTGGGGCATGCAAGAAAGAACCAGTGGTATTGGTTGCTATACTTATCAAAGGCATATTTGTAAGCTTTTCTCATCATTAACCACATTTCAGTTGTTTTCATATTAATTGACTCAAATACTTTAACATTTTCAGAACTGAAGAACTCTGCTTTGTCACAGTGTTTGGTCCAAGTGTCCTTCACTGCAGCCCAAAGACTCACATCTTTGGGTTTTACAAGGATGATGCAATATACCCGAAAGCTCTTACTGAGCTCCATGCGTTCATCCTCTGAAATTTTCAAGATATCTTCTTTGTTAGGAGCTTGTAGGTGATGATGCTCATGGTGATGCATTCTATTTCCATGACCAATTCCAATGTGTCCTAGAATAGTGATCAAAGCACAGAAAATGCTTCCGAGCATCACACCCTTCAAAAATGAACTGCTTTCAGAAAGCATTTTTCctataaagaagaaaaagaccCTTAAAATACTTAGTCTAGTCATTTGGTTTGGTATTACTTTATTCTGACATTTTGCtcttaatgttaaaaaaaattcccaAGCTTGAAATCAATTTAGTTGCAGACAGTATTAAGCACTTTCAGAATCTTTAGTTTTCAATGGTATCTGACTTCTATTCAGTATAAAATATAATTCTGCAGAAATTCCTCTATGGAGGATTTGCTGTGGGAAGGTTATTTTTGTACTTTATCTATAAGGATTTAATTAACCAAGCATTAAATCAAGGTATTAGTCCTGGAAACCAATGTTACAGAGGTTATCTGTCCATCATTCTTTAAAGAATTTTGTACCCCAATCTTGCACTATATTATTTAAGTACCTCTGAAGATATAAATGGACTTTTAGATCAATATTTTAGATTGAACAGATAAATCACCTATAATTGGCAAATCACCAATGGCATCTGTGCTAACATTTCCCTTTTCAACCTTTGCTTTGTTTAACTGATGACTAATGTCTTCTGTGTTTTGAGTACATCTAAATCAAGTTTCTTGAGATTGATAGATTTTAATGTGTATTGTTAATGTTTACCCCCCTGTTCCTAAGATTATGGGTTTCCAATAAGTCATTCCAGCCATTTTCTttctgagaaaaaggaaaaagtttgattgctttgctagcaaaggagaaacaggagactcctgtcccagaggttgTGATTCGCCTCATCCCAACTAGTGATGGAATAAAAGCCCCCAATGAAAATGAGCTATCTAgatgaaaaaatgaataaatataggCATAGGGATCATTGATAAACGTTAGTACTTCCTCAAAAGGCGTTTTCTTCTTTGGGGAAGTAAAATGGGAAAAGTCTACACATACATTTCAAttagaaattaaaagaaaacattaaataCAACTACTGATAAAATTGTATGCACACGTCTATGCTACCAAAGGCTGAAAATTCCCCCAATCTCTTCTCTGTCTCCACAAAAAATACTCAAGTGAGCTATTTAGATTTCCCCCTTGTTTCTCAAAGTTGAAAGGAACTTTAGAAGGTACCTAAtggcatttttctcattttacagatagggaaattgaGGACTACAAGGTTAAGTAACCCAAACTTAAAAAGCTAGTCAGTATTAGTAGACTAGAACTCAGATCTCCTGAcctgtttaattcttttttaattaagGACTAATAATCTAAACAGTGCTTCTACCATATTATTGAGAATTTAATAAATGAGTTCCTGAATAACCTTGTTTtcctataaattaaaaaatgtggcatctaatgactttaaaaaattttttttgtagatagacacaatacctttttattttatttattaatgggGTGCTCAGGCTCAAACCCAGTTCCCCATGCATgcaaggtaagtgctctaccacagagccacaaccccctcTGATGACGTTTCCCACCCAACAGCACCACACGGCTACAAGGAAACCATTCCCATGGTTTTCTTCTAGGGGAAATGGACTTTGATTGCTATCAGGCCAAGGTGTGGAACAGATTGGTAGATGTAATTCCTGAGTGTGAGGTGGGGAAAGAAGAAGGATGTTGGTTCTCTTGTGTCAT
Protein-coding sequences here:
- the C1galt1c1 gene encoding C1GALT1-specific chaperone 1, producing the protein MLSESSSFLKGVMLGSIFCALITILGHIGIGHGNRMHHHEHHHLQAPNKEDILKISEDERMELSKSFRVYCIILVKPKDVSLWAAVKDTWTKHCDKAEFFSSENVKVFESINMKTTEMWLMMRKAYKYAFDKYSNQYHWFFLACPTTFAIIENLKYFLLKKDPSQPFYLGHTIKSGDLEYVSVEGGIVLSIESMKRLNSLLNIPEKCPEQGGMIWKISEDKQLAVCLKYAGVFAENAEDADGKDVFNTKSVGLSIKEAMTNHPNQVVEGCCSDMAVTFNGLTPNQMHVMMYGVYRLRAFGHLFNDALIFLPPNGSDND